The DNA window AACGACATTATAGATGAAATTGGTAACATACTAGagaaacatattttacaaaagcTCAATATTAAATGTAATTGGTTGTCAGAATTTTCTAAATCGAAGAAAGCTTTTTCAAGAGAATGGCTAACtattttaagacaaaaacattcaaagaaaactaaagtaaaaacaaattatgttttatatttaaagagaAATTGTAATTATACAGACACATTAGAAAATTTAGAAACTAAAAATAAgcataatataattttattcagaATGAGATTGAAATGCCTGTTGGTTTTAACCGATGGAAAACAGTGTTAAAAATTGAGTATATTTAGAGTTTAACATGTtgtttattgaaatttgttcatcattatttgataaaaaataaaaataaagtgtttCGTTGGAAATTGTTTCACTTTATGCTACCTCGTAAGACTTTCTTAAAACAGTGGAATATCTGCAATACTTCCAATTGTAATCATTGCAATACCACTGAGGATAATGAACATATGTTTCTGAAATGTCATTTTCTTGTTGACTTCTTTAGTAAAATTATAAGTCTTCTTAAAACACTGAATGTTGATAATAACATTGAAGAATGTAGTATTTGGTGTAAAATTAATGATGACCAATATAAAAAGCAATCGATTATTTGATTACATTAATAATGTTTTGTACATAAGAAGCTTACAACATGtctgaacagaaaacataatCTATAAATGTGAAGCTGTACTCAAAGCAGAATTTGAGTAAAGTTACAAACTACAGGCAAAATGTAAGAATAcacaatacaaatgtatttaagaTGAAACTGTCAAATTGTTagaataatgtttttgtttgagAAATACATGATttagcaaaaataaatgaatgaataaattaataaaagatataaattttacaaaatacacaTCTTGAACTGATTAAGTAATATAAATTTTACCGTTCATCGATACATGTGACGATTAATAACGGGAATATTTACCGTTATAAAATGaagatcaaaattaaatatttaattaatcttaattttctttattcttaaGATAAATTTTGATTCAGAAATACCTGCGAAAATGCTACATTacatctgtttgttttattttcatacagTTATGACCGGTGTGacaattttgtttcaaaatcaGGAAGATATGTGATAGAAAATCAATTCACACGTTTACggagaaaatatgaaaaaaattcagaaacaatactaaaaaacaattattgctagatgatataaataaacatgataaagtaaatagttaaacaaataaatctcACTGATATTTACTGGTTTATTTCATTgctgataattttataatttagctgttaaattaaaactaatgttaattaaatataatgatGCTTACAAGAAAACAACTCTAGATTTATGGTATTTACACACAGGGATTCTTCACTGGAATGCTTGACAAGTAAAGTAAATTGTTAACAGCAGAAAGTGAAATTAgttcttgaaaaaaacaaattgatgaaaCTCACTGGATTTTCACATAGTTATACTAGCGATACTTGCTGTGTAAAAAGGGAAtgtacaatatacatgtaagatAAACGTTTAAAAGACAGACTTTTGACACAGAACAAAAaagcaaactccattagaagggatcattcaacattttttgtcACTATTTAGAATTAGATCTCGTATTCATTACACTTTCGGTTAGGTTTCTTCTTGTCAGAAAAAGGGTAAATCTGAAAAAGTTTCAAGCAATGTTTGATAACCTGGTTAtatcaatcaatttttaattagTATATAAAAACTTAATGTTTTATCTTGTGGCTGATTACCTATAGCTACAGTCAGTGGAGTGTTAATTAGCCTGTGCTTATCGCGTTTTATAGATATTGATAGATTTACCATCGTCGTGTAGGACTAACAATTCATTTGTTTCCTTGTTGTAAGATAACACGGTCGGTACATGGATACCATCGTCTGCTGTCAAGACGATGTCATGTTTCTGTccatcattatatattttatgtgtgTTATTTGATAACCATCCtgatacaaacacatcaccacgGTCATCTACAGCTACACCAATAGGAAATCTCAGGTCAGGACTGCTGTATATCTCACGTTCTTTTCCGTCCGATGTAACGACGTATACTTTACTTATATACTGTTCAGTATAATAGACACCACCATCCTGATTGGCACAGATAATCCAAGGATCAAACGTTGTTTGTATTACTTGAAGAACTTTGCCATCGATATCCACAATTGTTAGAGtgtaagatttattttttacccAGATCTTGTCCTTGACACAGGTGATTCCGCTACAGTGTCCTTCAACTTTAATTATCCTACCAGGCTTTAATGATGTCAGGTCGATGATCTGGATACCTGCATCCCCAACAGATACTATAGCATGGTTTTTGTCATATAAGCTTATATTTAGTGGTTCATAATCCAAATCTATCACGCTTGAGTTCGATCCATCAAGTTTACAAACAATAAGTTGTTTGCGAATGGAGTGACAGAGTAGTAATCTATCATCAGGAATAAAGCATCCTCTGTAGATAGTTACTCCATTTCCTAATTTCGTGGTCGGGAATGAATGTTTCAGTGATAACTTTCTTTCGTCTCTAACGAGACATTGACCTTGTTGATCAATATCTAGTAAAGACATTTGGACTTGGACATTTTCTACCGTTATTGTACCTAAGTCTGGGACTAGTTTACTAATGTTCGACTCGAATTCTGGCGGATGATATTTTAGAATCGGAACAGTGGCTGCTTGGATATCTCTGATTTCCAATTCTTTCTGGTAAGTTTTTGCATCTAAAAATTTTACCAACTGGAATAAATGGATTTCTGATGAATGTTGCTTCAGTGAATGTAGATCACTTTTCCATGTAGACAGGGAGTCTGAGCTGGACTGGAAGCTATTTCTGTTTCGGGACACCATCTCAGTACAGGTTTTATACCTAGAATCAATGTCTTTATGAATATCTGCTTCTAACCTATCTAAATGATCAATAATGTTCCGCTTGATTTCCGACACCCTTTTCTTGATTTTGTttcgatttttttctaaatcaacaAATGTTGTCTCTTTTTGACTCAGTATGTTCTCTGTAACTTGATATAGATTGGAAAGCCTTCTCTCTAGATCAAAAATAGCAGTGCCATCTTTCACGCCTCTAGCTGCTCTTTCAATTGAAATGATAGACTTGCAATGTTGATGTGATATCGGAACACATGAATCGCAGATTACTTGGTCATGTTGACAGCAGTACAGTATTATCTTTTGACCAGGATGATTCTTGCAGTTCTTGGACAATTTGAGGAGTGAAGAACTGAGTTGTtgtatttctttcatttgtaCTACCTTGTGAGGTGGGGACATCTTTTCGTGAACTCTGGAACACGCCTTACATACAAGTTCACTGCAATCACTGCACCAAGATACAGCTGTAATGTCTTCATCACTGCGCTGACAACCAGCACAGAATTTACTGTCCGCCATTCTGtaagaatagaaaaatatagcgtcTGTAGTTAAGATACTCACTAAAGTATGAAAATTGTTGCGGCCTTTTTTGACCTCAAATGATCTGTAAAGATTTCTGGTTAAATGTAGACATGAATATGGGTACATCTAATGGAATTTgggactttaaaaaaaaacttgaatggttttttttatatgtaagtGTTCAGCCTGAACTGTCTAAACTCCTTATGCGATAATGACCGAAAAGCTGCAGAAAAAATGTGTaatctaaatgttttgttttcaagaaAACAAAAGGCATTGATAACCATGTCgaaattaaatagaaaacaattagAGAGTACCTAAAAACTTATTAATTACTTAAGACGAATAGTAGTTTGTGACaatactatttatttcacaaggtaaataaataaaataaaaatttcagaaaaatacattttgaggAGGGGTAATAAAACACATTATATATTACAGTCGGATTAAAAGACGAGTTagaatttatttaaaacttttggaaaattttaatgAGAACGATATAGAAATATGCAAACTACTGTCATTCTTATATCGTGggaaaacataaaatagtacaatttatcaacaaaaataagaattaaaaagGA is part of the Mytilus trossulus isolate FHL-02 chromosome 13, PNRI_Mtr1.1.1.hap1, whole genome shotgun sequence genome and encodes:
- the LOC134695262 gene encoding uncharacterized protein LOC134695262; protein product: MADSKFCAGCQRSDEDITAVSWCSDCSELVCKACSRVHEKMSPPHKVVQMKEIQQLSSSLLKLSKNCKNHPGQKIILYCCQHDQVICDSCVPISHQHCKSIISIERAARGVKDGTAIFDLERRLSNLYQVTENILSQKETTFVDLEKNRNKIKKRVSEIKRNIIDHLDRLEADIHKDIDSRYKTCTEMVSRNRNSFQSSSDSLSTWKSDLHSLKQHSSEIHLFQLVKFLDAKTYQKELEIRDIQAATVPILKYHPPEFESNISKLVPDLGTITVENVQVQMSLLDIDQQGQCLVRDERKLSLKHSFPTTKLGNGVTIYRGCFIPDDRLLLCHSIRKQLIVCKLDGSNSSVIDLDYEPLNISLYDKNHAIVSVGDAGIQIIDLTSLKPGRIIKVEGHCSGITCVKDKIWVKNKSYTLTIVDIDGKVLQVIQTTFDPWIICANQDGGVYYTEQYISKVYVVTSDGKEREIYSSPDLRFPIGVAVDDRGDVFVSGWLSNNTHKIYNDGQKHDIVLTADDGIHVPTVLSYNKETNELLVLHDDGKSINIYKTR